A genomic stretch from uncultured Pseudodesulfovibrio sp. includes:
- a CDS encoding DUF2721 domain-containing protein has product MQISVTTPALLFPAISLFMLAFTNRFLSLGSRIRNLHDQYRDSKDDSIREQIENLRVRVHMIRHMQGFGVMSMLACIFSMIFIFQDWALAGQILFGLSLLFLIISLVISFLEIRISINALDILLKDMEQG; this is encoded by the coding sequence ATGCAAATATCCGTGACCACACCGGCCCTGCTCTTTCCTGCCATTTCACTTTTCATGCTCGCCTTCACCAACCGCTTCCTTTCACTTGGAAGTCGCATCAGGAACCTGCATGATCAGTATCGAGACTCAAAAGATGATTCCATCCGTGAACAGATTGAAAACCTGCGGGTACGGGTCCATATGATCCGCCACATGCAGGGCTTCGGGGTCATGTCCATGCTCGCATGCATCTTTTCGATGATCTTCATCTTTCAGGACTGGGCGCTTGCCGGACAAATTCTGTTCGGTCTGAGTTTACTCTTTCTCATCATTTCACTCGTCATCTCCTTTTTGGAAATCCGCATCTCCATCAACGCTCTGGATATTCTGCTCAAGGACATGGAACAGGGTTAA
- a CDS encoding HD-GYP domain-containing protein, producing MDQLRPGVFIRLEKTNWFDHPFLFSNFKVKDHKQVALIQKLGISHVLCIPEKSDVLPLKANEKLTPQVDSEKEFSQEVIDHLWEIKNERTRRLKQKKEHIALCEKRFAICIKTFNAILKGVIGGDIQSLEDAIGFVNRLTDYFLNDRESTLHLMHVMSKEEATYSHPMNVAILSMIVGKEIGLTEEEMTTLGLGALFHDIGKDRIPKKILKKRGELTRPEQEIMEQHPAFGAGVLANIDLFPKGVVTIVAQHHERMDGSGYPEGLREDEIYRLARIVGIADAYDNHCNHADPMNSMTPYLALSYMFGHQKHVFDVEHLALFIRCLGVYPPGTVVELSNGDIGMVMAVNPKNQLNPSVMLYDPDVPKKEALIVDLADEPDLKVEKSIRLAQLSQEAHDYLSPRAKITYYVDPTQ from the coding sequence GTGGATCAACTCAGACCTGGGGTCTTCATCAGGTTGGAAAAAACAAACTGGTTTGATCACCCGTTTCTGTTTAGCAACTTCAAAGTCAAAGACCATAAACAAGTCGCTCTCATCCAGAAACTGGGCATTTCCCACGTACTCTGCATTCCGGAAAAAAGCGATGTCCTCCCGCTGAAGGCTAATGAAAAGCTCACGCCTCAGGTGGACAGCGAAAAAGAATTTTCCCAGGAAGTCATCGACCACCTCTGGGAGATCAAAAATGAACGCACTCGCCGCCTCAAACAGAAAAAAGAACACATCGCGCTGTGCGAAAAACGTTTTGCCATTTGTATCAAAACGTTCAACGCCATCCTCAAAGGCGTTATTGGTGGAGACATCCAATCCCTGGAAGACGCCATTGGATTTGTGAACAGATTAACCGACTACTTCCTGAATGACCGTGAATCCACACTGCATCTGATGCACGTCATGAGCAAGGAAGAAGCCACGTATTCCCACCCAATGAACGTGGCAATACTCTCCATGATTGTCGGCAAGGAAATCGGGTTGACCGAAGAGGAAATGACAACTCTCGGTCTGGGGGCACTCTTTCACGACATTGGCAAAGACCGAATTCCCAAAAAGATTCTTAAAAAGCGTGGAGAATTGACCCGGCCCGAGCAGGAAATAATGGAACAGCACCCGGCCTTCGGCGCGGGGGTGTTGGCCAACATAGACCTCTTTCCCAAAGGAGTTGTCACCATTGTCGCCCAGCACCACGAACGCATGGACGGTTCAGGTTACCCTGAGGGACTACGGGAAGACGAGATTTACAGACTCGCACGCATCGTGGGCATTGCAGATGCCTACGACAATCATTGCAATCATGCTGACCCCATGAATTCAATGACCCCGTATCTTGCGCTGTCCTACATGTTCGGACATCAGAAACACGTTTTCGACGTGGAGCACCTGGCCCTGTTCATCCGCTGTCTCGGCGTATACCCCCCGGGTACTGTCGTTGAGTTGTCCAACGGCGATATCGGCATGGTCATGGCGGTAAACCCGAAAAACCAGCTCAACCCGAGCGTGATGCTGTACGACCCCGATGTTCCCAAAAAGGAAGCCCTCATTGTCGATCTGGCGGACGAGCCCGATCTCAAAGTTGAAAAATCCATTCGACTGGCGCAACTCTCTCAGGAAGCACACGATTATCTCTCACCCAGAGCAAAGATCACCTACTACGTCGACCCGACACAATAA
- a CDS encoding response regulator, translating to MKTRFRVLAVDHDESMLTLYRDILCYESEEPLALEALFSDEVRLPSREEIDAEKTNPVFDIVQTSTPEDALSAMMHAQKQGEPFTIALIDIHLSGAEESLKGLDVAANVRAMDSNLEIVLLSAMHNIPLKEINRRVPPPDKLLFIQKPFRSPELKQIALSLCSKWDVENRLRDLNETLAVKVEARTSELNAANRRLRLDIAKRAAVLRQLQSSEQRYRLLFEKDITGNFAADSEGLILDCNVAFADLFGFTSPQDAHGMNIFTVWDGMGASESLRDLLAGLGRLSNQEVIFRHGALRKYLLVSCDTVMDDSGQAQEYRGYIVDISEPKRLEDQLRQSQKMEALGTLAGGIAHDFNNILGVILGYAEIIESSAEAESGLDRRIKEISRAGKRARDLVTQILNFSRQGPQERHAMTLTPLIKEALKMLRSSVPSNVEIISRMETDQDHVMADPTQIHQIMLNLCGNASFAMRGTGGTLTVTLADVSSMDKVVPPEDLGNPERFVRLTVADTGPGIDPEVTDRVFDPFFTTKKQGEGTGMGLAMVHGIVKRHDGYLELENRPGHGATFHVFLPKSSEIKLSDADIPADLVFREGRILFVDDEKPLTDIGREMLESCGFEVVTRTSSVEALEAFKYKANDFDLIITDQTMPNMTGMEFAREVLKLRPNIPIILCTGFSDAVSYDRLRDIGIGEFIMKPILKHDLMGAISRLLANS from the coding sequence ATGAAAACACGCTTTCGCGTTCTTGCAGTAGATCATGACGAGTCCATGCTCACCCTCTATCGTGACATTCTTTGCTATGAAAGTGAGGAGCCATTGGCGCTTGAAGCGTTGTTCAGCGATGAAGTCCGGCTTCCTTCACGAGAAGAAATTGACGCAGAAAAAACCAATCCCGTGTTTGATATCGTGCAGACATCGACGCCTGAAGATGCGCTTTCTGCCATGATGCATGCTCAGAAACAGGGCGAACCGTTCACTATTGCCCTTATTGATATTCATCTGTCAGGAGCGGAAGAATCCCTGAAGGGTCTGGACGTGGCGGCAAATGTTCGGGCCATGGACTCCAATCTGGAGATAGTCCTGCTGTCGGCAATGCACAATATCCCTCTGAAAGAAATCAACCGTCGCGTCCCGCCGCCTGACAAATTGCTCTTTATTCAGAAGCCTTTCCGTTCGCCGGAACTCAAACAGATTGCTCTGTCTCTGTGTTCCAAGTGGGATGTGGAAAATAGGTTGCGAGACCTCAACGAAACTCTGGCCGTCAAGGTCGAGGCCCGAACCTCCGAATTGAATGCTGCAAACCGCAGACTCCGGCTGGATATCGCCAAACGTGCTGCGGTGCTCAGGCAACTGCAATCCAGCGAACAACGGTATCGCCTGCTGTTCGAGAAGGATATCACGGGTAACTTTGCCGCAGACAGTGAGGGGTTGATTCTCGATTGCAACGTGGCTTTTGCAGACCTTTTTGGTTTTACTTCACCACAGGACGCTCACGGTATGAATATATTTACCGTGTGGGATGGGATGGGGGCTTCCGAGTCCTTACGTGACCTTCTTGCGGGATTGGGCAGGCTTTCCAATCAGGAGGTCATCTTTCGGCATGGAGCCTTGCGCAAATACCTTTTGGTCAGTTGCGATACCGTGATGGACGACAGCGGGCAGGCGCAGGAATATCGAGGGTATATCGTTGATATTTCTGAGCCGAAACGACTTGAAGACCAACTTCGACAATCCCAGAAAATGGAGGCGCTTGGCACTTTGGCAGGTGGCATTGCTCACGATTTCAACAACATTCTGGGTGTTATTCTTGGTTACGCTGAAATAATTGAATCGAGTGCCGAGGCTGAGTCCGGGCTGGATCGGCGGATCAAGGAAATTTCTCGAGCAGGGAAGCGCGCCCGAGATCTCGTAACGCAGATTCTTAATTTTTCGCGTCAGGGGCCACAGGAGCGACATGCCATGACGCTGACGCCGCTTATCAAGGAAGCTCTCAAGATGCTGCGTTCTTCGGTCCCCTCCAATGTGGAAATCATTTCTCGGATGGAGACCGATCAGGATCATGTCATGGCTGATCCCACGCAGATTCATCAGATTATGCTCAACCTGTGCGGTAACGCATCCTTTGCCATGCGGGGAACCGGCGGTACGCTGACCGTCACTTTGGCAGATGTTTCCAGTATGGATAAAGTGGTGCCACCGGAAGACTTGGGCAACCCCGAACGGTTTGTACGATTGACTGTAGCCGATACCGGGCCTGGAATTGATCCGGAGGTGACGGATAGGGTGTTCGACCCGTTTTTCACCACCAAGAAGCAGGGCGAGGGCACCGGCATGGGGTTGGCTATGGTGCACGGTATCGTGAAACGGCATGATGGGTACCTTGAGTTGGAAAACAGACCCGGACATGGTGCTACATTCCACGTATTTCTTCCCAAGAGTTCGGAGATCAAGCTTTCGGATGCCGATATTCCTGCAGATCTCGTCTTTCGTGAGGGGCGTATCCTGTTCGTTGATGACGAAAAACCGCTTACGGATATCGGGCGAGAGATGCTTGAATCCTGTGGGTTTGAAGTGGTTACCCGTACTTCCAGCGTCGAGGCTTTGGAGGCCTTTAAGTACAAGGCCAATGATTTTGATTTGATTATTACCGACCAGACCATGCCTAATATGACCGGTATGGAGTTTGCGCGTGAAGTGCTCAAACTGCGTCCGAACATCCCGATTATTTTGTGTACTGGTTTTTCTGATGCCGTGTCGTATGATCGGTTGCGGGATATCGGGATTGGTGAGTTCATCATGAAGCCCATATTGAAACATGACCTTATGGGGGCAATTAGCCGCCTGTTGGCGAATAGTTGA
- a CDS encoding tetratricopeptide repeat protein: protein MYKVNIIIMALVVGLILSGCAVKSHDDMTFDQLAYGEESAVKLTSEQHEQVGDGYIRRAKPEMALMHYNKAIELDEVNLDVRVKRGDMLVTEGLDEQALAEFNNVLEQDSDHAIANEAAGGVYFRAGLFDEAQTYLEKAVRLNPMLWRAQNYLGILMDREAEYDKAAEYFSRALELHQGNGADEIYNNLGVVHIARKDYDKAIESFRLALKAGGVSARTYNNLGLALTRLGRLDEALESFKYAGGEAKAYNNLGYVLLTDNQPDKAVPYFEKALELSPNYYVKAADNLKRARIAARFQNNGNQPQSDGSTPNPLLRQSFPDAKQIPGGPAASPASVGSPPPSPDIQKVSQKESSAGGDDIIHGESYGLHVSSWLNHNKAFAHCATLRKQGFDTWINQVNLGEKGIWYRVLVGDFATIKDAQRERPELLAVLSIERAPVFKRDAPLADSFHL, encoded by the coding sequence ATGTATAAGGTAAATATTATCATAATGGCACTTGTTGTCGGGTTGATTCTATCCGGTTGTGCTGTCAAGTCTCATGACGATATGACCTTTGACCAACTGGCCTATGGAGAGGAAAGTGCGGTCAAGCTGACCAGCGAACAGCATGAGCAGGTAGGGGACGGATATATCCGCCGCGCCAAACCGGAAATGGCACTTATGCACTACAACAAAGCCATCGAGCTGGATGAGGTCAATCTTGACGTCCGCGTGAAGCGGGGTGACATGTTGGTGACCGAAGGGCTGGATGAACAGGCTTTGGCCGAGTTCAACAACGTGCTTGAACAAGACAGTGACCACGCCATAGCCAATGAGGCCGCAGGTGGTGTCTATTTCCGCGCCGGTCTATTCGATGAAGCGCAGACATATCTTGAAAAGGCCGTGCGATTGAATCCCATGCTCTGGAGGGCGCAGAATTATCTGGGCATTCTTATGGATCGGGAAGCAGAGTATGACAAGGCCGCAGAATATTTTTCACGCGCTCTTGAATTGCATCAAGGAAACGGAGCCGATGAAATTTACAACAATCTGGGCGTGGTTCATATTGCCCGCAAGGATTATGACAAGGCTATCGAATCCTTCCGTCTGGCTTTGAAAGCCGGCGGTGTCTCAGCCCGAACCTACAACAATCTTGGTCTGGCCCTGACCCGCCTTGGGCGATTGGATGAGGCTCTGGAGTCCTTCAAGTACGCCGGTGGTGAAGCCAAGGCCTACAATAATCTCGGGTATGTCCTCCTGACCGATAATCAACCTGATAAGGCTGTTCCTTATTTTGAGAAGGCTCTTGAGCTTTCTCCCAACTACTACGTCAAGGCTGCCGACAACTTGAAGCGCGCCCGTATCGCGGCCCGCTTCCAGAACAACGGCAACCAACCACAATCAGACGGTTCCACCCCGAACCCTCTGCTTCGTCAGTCTTTCCCCGACGCGAAGCAGATCCCCGGCGGGCCTGCGGCATCTCCCGCGTCCGTAGGCTCGCCACCTCCTTCCCCCGACATCCAGAAGGTGTCACAGAAGGAATCGAGTGCTGGGGGTGATGATATAATACATGGTGAATCCTACGGTCTGCACGTCAGCTCATGGCTTAATCACAACAAGGCTTTTGCCCATTGCGCCACGTTGCGCAAGCAGGGGTTCGATACCTGGATCAATCAGGTGAATCTGGGCGAAAAGGGTATTTGGTACCGAGTGCTGGTGGGTGATTTTGCTACTATCAAGGATGCCCAGAGAGAGCGGCCCGAGTTGCTCGCCGTTTTGAGTATTGAGCGTGCACCAGTGTTCAAGCGGGATGCTCCCTTGGCTGACAGCTTTCATCTGTAG
- a CDS encoding type II secretion system F family protein produces the protein MSEAQLIPLFAAGIAFVSVLLGGYGLIGYLGGASDTARLKERVSGTSIKRSEALTAPLTSVAKNSLTFFGRMGSKIGPTKVDEINKNRMRLIQAGMRTPDSYKIFQGIKGCLAIGLSGGFLLFRFMFSPDMSVAATAFFTVLLATVGVYGPEYWLTKKIKRRKLAVSDELPDALDLLVVCVESGMGLDQAIDRVCHELRRSGPVISSEFKLLTLELRAGKSRSEALRSLAERVGVDDLNSLISLLIQSDAFGISVGRTLRVYSDAMRIKRSQRAEEKAAKMPVLLLLPLIAFILPALFVTILGPAIIMSIDMFSAMNH, from the coding sequence ATGAGTGAAGCGCAATTGATTCCTTTGTTCGCGGCAGGCATCGCCTTTGTTTCAGTCCTTCTGGGTGGGTACGGTCTTATCGGATATCTGGGGGGAGCAAGTGACACGGCCAGACTCAAGGAAAGGGTGTCCGGGACATCGATCAAGCGGTCGGAAGCATTGACCGCTCCCCTGACTTCCGTAGCAAAGAATTCTCTGACGTTCTTTGGGCGCATGGGGTCCAAGATCGGTCCTACCAAGGTTGACGAAATCAACAAGAATCGTATGCGGTTGATTCAGGCGGGAATGCGGACGCCCGATTCATACAAGATTTTTCAGGGCATCAAGGGATGTCTTGCTATCGGTCTGTCCGGTGGGTTCCTGCTCTTCCGTTTCATGTTTTCACCGGACATGAGTGTGGCTGCTACTGCTTTTTTCACCGTGTTGTTGGCGACTGTGGGTGTTTATGGCCCAGAATACTGGCTGACCAAGAAGATCAAAAGGCGTAAGTTGGCCGTTTCCGACGAACTACCTGACGCGCTTGATCTTCTCGTCGTTTGCGTGGAATCCGGTATGGGCCTTGATCAGGCTATTGATAGGGTCTGTCATGAACTCAGGCGATCCGGCCCGGTCATCAGCTCGGAGTTCAAACTGCTGACTCTGGAGTTGCGAGCTGGAAAGTCCCGCTCCGAGGCGCTTCGCTCGCTTGCGGAACGTGTCGGTGTGGATGATTTGAACAGTTTGATTTCATTGCTTATCCAGTCGGATGCGTTTGGTATCAGCGTCGGCCGTACACTGCGGGTCTACTCGGACGCCATGCGCATCAAGCGTTCACAGCGAGCCGAGGAAAAGGCCGCCAAGATGCCGGTGCTTCTGCTTCTTCCCCTGATTGCGTTCATCCTTCCCGCTCTGTTCGTGACGATTCTCGGACCGGCGATAATCATGAGCATAGACATGTTTTCAGCGATGAACCACTAG
- a CDS encoding type II secretion system F family protein → MQLTLIITGVVVFIVFLLVMGVSSLMQSGSDKVDQKIKDRLRAMAMTDTGIENVDLVLREKSMSEVPWFNRMLENMRWAASLESLIYQADAKGKAGIYLLVCALLAVIGFYAGSFSGRLLVSLVAGSLLGYFPIMRLKGMKRKRMDRFQQQLPEALDLMARALKAGHTFGGGMRMIADEFDAPIGPEFGQTLDEINYGMDVDRALLSLQKRVDCNDLKFFIVSVNIQRETGGNLAEIIAKIAELVRERFALYGKIRVLSAEGRVSAYILTALPFLLTGILYLLNPDYVSLLWTRELGQNMVWSAAISVVMGVLVIRKIIKIKV, encoded by the coding sequence ATGCAGTTGACTCTTATCATTACCGGCGTGGTCGTGTTCATCGTGTTCTTGCTTGTCATGGGTGTCAGTTCGCTCATGCAGTCCGGATCGGACAAGGTCGATCAGAAAATCAAGGACCGTCTCAGGGCCATGGCGATGACCGATACAGGTATTGAGAACGTTGATCTCGTTTTGCGCGAAAAATCCATGAGTGAAGTGCCCTGGTTCAATCGTATGCTCGAAAACATGCGTTGGGCGGCCAGCCTCGAAAGTCTTATCTATCAGGCGGACGCCAAAGGGAAGGCAGGCATTTACCTGCTTGTCTGCGCTCTGCTGGCAGTCATCGGTTTTTATGCCGGGAGTTTTTCCGGCAGGCTGCTGGTCAGTCTCGTGGCAGGCTCCCTGCTAGGATATTTCCCGATCATGCGGCTGAAGGGCATGAAGAGAAAGCGTATGGATCGTTTTCAGCAGCAGTTGCCAGAAGCTCTTGACCTTATGGCCCGCGCGCTTAAGGCCGGACATACGTTCGGCGGCGGCATGCGTATGATCGCCGATGAATTTGATGCTCCCATCGGTCCAGAATTCGGGCAGACGCTGGACGAAATCAACTACGGCATGGATGTGGACAGGGCGTTGCTCAGTCTGCAAAAGCGGGTTGACTGCAATGATCTTAAGTTTTTTATCGTTTCCGTGAACATTCAGCGTGAGACCGGCGGTAATCTTGCCGAGATCATTGCCAAGATCGCGGAACTGGTGCGAGAGCGATTCGCTCTGTACGGCAAGATCCGGGTGCTCTCCGCAGAAGGACGTGTCTCTGCTTATATCCTGACGGCGCTGCCTTTCCTGCTGACAGGCATTTTGTATTTGCTCAATCCCGATTACGTCAGCCTTTTGTGGACGCGTGAACTCGGTCAAAACATGGTTTGGTCCGCAGCCATTTCCGTTGTCATGGGTGTTTTGGTCATCCGCAAGATCATCAAGATCAAGGTCTAG
- a CDS encoding CpaF family protein produces the protein MSLAERLNRNAAKRESVAAGKGKVRGKSAGSSVSKAEAQDHYFDIKTRIHDRLIDMIDLSLLDSLNETEMRSEIAKVTEGLLWEEFQNAPLNLAERKKMLAEIQDEVIGLGPLEPFVQDPTVNDILVNGYKQIYVERSGKLELTPARFKDDDHLRKIIDRIVSLVGRRIDESQPLCDARLLDGSRVNAVIPPLAIDGPSLSIRKFSKDPLEVADLIGFNSLTPQMAQLMEGIVKTKLNVLISGGTGSGKTTLLNCLSRNVPEDERVVTIEDAAELQLKQAHVVRLETRPANIEGKGEITMRDLVKNCLRMRPDRIIVGEVRSSEALDMLQAMNTGHDGSLTTIHANTPRDALMRLETMISMAGLNLSPISMKRYISSAIDVIIQATRLVDGTRKVVSIQEITGMEGEMITMQEIFAYDQTGVSKDGKVEGYFTARGIRPKFAEKLERMGFPFPTDMFHVTPKPMRKE, from the coding sequence ATGAGTCTCGCAGAACGATTGAATAGAAATGCCGCCAAGCGTGAGTCTGTTGCCGCAGGCAAGGGCAAGGTTCGCGGGAAGAGTGCCGGGTCATCTGTTTCCAAGGCGGAAGCACAGGATCATTATTTCGACATCAAGACCCGTATTCATGATCGTCTCATCGACATGATTGACCTGTCGCTGCTGGATTCACTGAATGAAACGGAAATGCGCTCGGAAATTGCCAAGGTCACCGAAGGGCTGCTTTGGGAAGAATTTCAGAATGCACCTCTGAACCTGGCTGAGCGCAAGAAGATGCTGGCCGAGATTCAGGATGAAGTCATCGGTCTCGGTCCTCTGGAACCTTTTGTTCAGGACCCCACGGTCAACGATATTCTGGTCAATGGCTACAAGCAGATCTACGTCGAGCGTTCGGGCAAGCTGGAATTGACGCCGGCCCGCTTCAAGGATGACGACCATCTGCGCAAGATCATCGATCGCATCGTTTCCCTGGTAGGGCGTCGTATTGATGAGTCTCAACCTCTGTGTGACGCGCGCCTGCTTGACGGTTCGCGTGTCAACGCAGTCATCCCGCCATTGGCCATTGATGGTCCCTCGCTGTCCATACGTAAGTTCTCTAAAGACCCGCTTGAAGTTGCGGATCTGATCGGGTTCAATTCATTGACCCCGCAGATGGCCCAACTCATGGAAGGAATCGTCAAGACGAAGCTTAACGTGCTCATTTCCGGCGGTACCGGGTCCGGTAAGACCACGCTCCTCAACTGCCTGTCGCGCAACGTGCCCGAAGATGAACGAGTCGTTACCATTGAGGACGCCGCGGAACTGCAACTCAAGCAGGCGCATGTGGTCAGGCTGGAAACCCGTCCGGCCAATATCGAAGGCAAGGGCGAAATTACCATGCGTGATCTGGTCAAGAACTGTCTGCGTATGCGTCCCGACCGCATCATCGTTGGTGAGGTCCGCTCCTCCGAGGCTCTGGATATGCTCCAGGCCATGAACACCGGTCATGACGGATCTCTGACCACGATTCACGCCAATACCCCGCGCGATGCCCTGATGCGTCTTGAAACCATGATTTCCATGGCCGGTCTGAATCTTTCTCCCATTTCCATGAAGCGGTACATCTCTTCGGCCATCGACGTCATTATCCAGGCAACCCGTCTGGTGGATGGCACCAGAAAGGTCGTCTCCATTCAGGAGATCACCGGCATGGAAGGGGAGATGATCACCATGCAGGAAATTTTCGCCTACGATCAGACAGGAGTCAGCAAGGACGGCAAAGTGGAAGGATATTTTACGGCTCGCGGCATCCGTCCCAAGTTTGCGGAAAAGCTGGAACGTATGGGATTCCCCTTCCCTACGGATATGTTTCACGTGACTCCCAAGCCAATGAGAAAGGAGTAA
- a CDS encoding histidine kinase — translation MNNRIIPISLAISDKEQRKQLEQMIARNPMVRLVDDDAEEMGVLIYEPGGSVDEDMPHIIQALETGQAEDVYLAGNNADPEVLIRAMRSGIREFIKYPVDENDFRAAVMRTAMRSSLGQDEGEKGKIIAVLGSKSGMGATSLAVNLASVLNERKPGSTILVDMRRPYGETPYFLDLKFEYTWGELVEDISRLDGTYLRSVVAEHESGLHVLPGPSGFERPDPHSLFLILEQLRNNYEHVIVDTAYPHDEMLPKEVEQANTILIALQLSLPSLSRTSRLMDSIRSQDPDGERRMKLVANRVAKNSTIGVSEAMEVLGREIVWVIPEDSDSVQSAINQGTPLVLAYPKSPVTKVIRAMASALAPELQKARKGFSMPFASLFRKKGKNDDTLEGASL, via the coding sequence ATGAACAATAGAATCATACCGATCTCGTTGGCAATCAGCGACAAGGAGCAGCGCAAGCAGCTTGAGCAGATGATCGCCAGAAATCCCATGGTCCGACTCGTGGACGATGATGCTGAAGAAATGGGTGTCCTCATCTACGAACCCGGTGGCTCTGTGGATGAAGACATGCCGCATATTATCCAGGCCCTTGAAACTGGACAGGCCGAGGATGTATATCTTGCCGGGAACAACGCCGATCCCGAGGTTCTTATTCGGGCTATGCGCAGCGGTATCCGTGAATTTATCAAGTACCCTGTGGATGAAAATGATTTTCGTGCCGCAGTCATGCGGACGGCCATGCGTTCCAGCCTTGGGCAGGACGAAGGCGAGAAGGGCAAGATAATTGCCGTGCTCGGTAGCAAGTCCGGCATGGGGGCAACCTCTCTGGCTGTGAATCTTGCTTCGGTTCTGAATGAACGCAAGCCAGGTAGCACCATCCTTGTGGATATGCGCCGCCCTTACGGGGAAACACCGTATTTTCTGGATCTGAAGTTTGAATATACCTGGGGTGAGCTGGTTGAAGATATTTCCCGTCTGGATGGAACCTATCTTCGCAGTGTGGTGGCCGAGCATGAATCCGGCCTCCATGTTTTGCCTGGTCCCTCCGGGTTTGAGCGTCCAGACCCGCATTCCCTGTTTCTCATTTTGGAACAGCTTCGCAACAATTATGAACATGTGATCGTTGATACCGCCTATCCTCATGACGAAATGCTTCCCAAGGAAGTGGAACAGGCAAATACCATTCTTATAGCTCTGCAACTGAGCCTACCGAGTTTGTCCCGGACCTCTCGTCTGATGGATTCAATTCGAAGTCAGGACCCGGACGGAGAACGGCGCATGAAGCTCGTCGCCAATCGTGTGGCAAAGAATTCGACCATCGGCGTCAGTGAAGCCATGGAAGTTCTGGGCCGGGAAATAGTCTGGGTGATTCCTGAAGACAGTGATTCCGTCCAATCTGCCATCAATCAGGGAACGCCGCTTGTTCTGGCCTACCCCAAGTCTCCAGTTACCAAGGTCATCAGGGCTATGGCTTCCGCATTGGCTCCCGAGCTACAGAAGGCCCGGAAAGGTTTTTCCATGCCGTTTGCGTCTCTTTTCAGAAAGAAGGGCAAGAATGACGACACTCTTGAAGGGGCATCGTTATGA